One segment of bacterium DNA contains the following:
- a CDS encoding homoserine O-acetyltransferase, with the protein MSTRRTPPAAEPPGGGHEALAPSYPPDSVGLVATRLLTLGADRPLRLESGAVLAPVTVAYETYGELSAAGDNAVLVCHALSGSAHAAGYHGTGADEKPGWWELMVGPGKAIDTTRWFVICSNFLGSCYGTTGPTSVDPATGRRWGINFPLFTIRDMVELQRLLLDELGIARLLAVVGGSMGGMQALQWAISHPDRVAGVIPIATAGGMSAQGIAFNEVGRRAIMGDPLWRGGEYPESDPPAHGLALARMVGHITYLSEEAMHRKFGRRRLADEPGSSFGREFEVEDYLRAQGDKFVRRFDANTYLYLTRAMDSFDLVADHGSLQNAFAGCTSSFLVVSFRSDWLFPPSQSQAIVQALKRSGHDVAYANLESDQGHDAFLLPGNRLGDLLPGFLARLHERGPR; encoded by the coding sequence CGCCGCAGAGCCGCCCGGCGGCGGGCACGAGGCCCTCGCCCCGTCCTACCCGCCGGATTCCGTGGGGCTCGTCGCGACGCGGCTGCTGACCCTCGGCGCGGACCGGCCCCTGCGCCTGGAATCGGGCGCCGTCCTCGCGCCGGTGACCGTCGCCTACGAGACCTACGGCGAGTTGAGCGCGGCGGGCGACAACGCGGTCCTCGTCTGCCACGCCCTCTCGGGGAGCGCGCACGCGGCCGGCTACCACGGCACCGGCGCGGACGAGAAGCCGGGATGGTGGGAGCTGATGGTCGGCCCCGGCAAGGCGATCGACACCACCCGCTGGTTCGTCATCTGCAGCAACTTCCTCGGCAGCTGCTACGGCACGACGGGCCCGACGAGCGTGGACCCGGCCACCGGGCGGCGCTGGGGGATCAACTTCCCGCTCTTCACGATCCGCGACATGGTCGAGCTGCAGCGGCTGCTGCTCGACGAACTGGGCATCGCGCGGCTGCTCGCCGTCGTCGGCGGCTCGATGGGCGGCATGCAGGCGCTCCAGTGGGCGATCAGCCATCCGGACCGCGTCGCCGGGGTCATACCGATCGCGACCGCCGGCGGGATGTCGGCGCAGGGGATCGCCTTCAACGAGGTCGGCCGGCGTGCCATCATGGGCGACCCGCTCTGGCGCGGCGGCGAGTACCCCGAGAGCGACCCGCCCGCGCACGGCCTGGCGCTCGCCCGCATGGTCGGCCACATCACGTACCTCTCCGAGGAAGCGATGCACCGCAAGTTCGGCCGGCGCCGCCTCGCGGATGAGCCGGGCTCCTCGTTCGGCCGCGAGTTCGAGGTCGAGGACTACCTGCGCGCCCAGGGCGACAAGTTCGTCCGGCGCTTCGACGCCAACACGTACCTCTACCTGACGCGGGCGATGGACTCCTTCGACCTCGTCGCCGACCACGGCTCGCTGCAGAACGCGTTCGCGGGCTGCACGTCCTCGTTCCTCGTGGTCTCGTTCCGCAGCGACTGGCTCTTTCCCCCGTCGCAGTCGCAGGCGATCGTGCAGGCGCTCAAACGCAGCGGGCACGACGTGGCGTACGCGAACCTCGAGAGCGACCAGGGGCACGACGCTTTCCTGCTGCCCGGCAACCGGCTCGGCGACCTGCTCCCCGGGTTCCTCGCCCGGCTGCACGAGCGGGGGCCGCGGTGA